A genome region from Haloarcula rubripromontorii includes the following:
- a CDS encoding DUF5797 family protein yields MTLSEEARERLADIVELQPTKNGELQERWGMDSGSEVHQYLESELKEYYYRNDNSLICATPEATTLIDGEDSERIQTVTVTPLQQAIVDVIAGPDEESQSVVSVLHALRDAGEDRDTDDVRSALRSLADKGIVETVEKTVPTFRLAVPRDELDIELSEE; encoded by the coding sequence ATGACCCTCTCGGAGGAGGCCCGCGAGCGACTCGCCGACATCGTCGAACTCCAGCCGACGAAAAACGGCGAGTTACAGGAGCGCTGGGGGATGGACAGCGGGAGCGAGGTCCACCAGTACCTCGAATCCGAACTCAAGGAGTACTACTACCGCAACGACAACAGCCTCATCTGTGCGACGCCGGAGGCGACGACGCTTATCGACGGGGAAGACTCCGAACGGATTCAGACGGTGACGGTCACCCCGCTCCAGCAGGCTATCGTGGATGTGATCGCCGGTCCGGACGAGGAGAGCCAGAGCGTCGTGTCGGTGCTGCACGCCTTGCGCGACGCCGGTGAAGACCGTGACACCGACGACGTTCGCTCCGCGCTCCGGAGCCTCGCAGACAAGGGTATCGTGGAGACAGTCGAGAAGACCGTACCGACGTTCAGACTGGCTGTTCCGCGCGACGAACTGGACATCGAGCTGTCCGAGGAGTGA
- a CDS encoding uS10/mL48 family ribosomal protein — protein MPFVTTLTFTSGDRHRLEDIVTEIKENAEQKGVELKGPHPKQPQELRIPQSKSLGPGGGRFESWTHTVYTRTIEIVGYEEFARTVTQRTFPDAIHVEAGVEQRTQVGSGS, from the coding sequence ATGCCCTTCGTCACGACACTTACCTTCACAAGTGGGGACCGACATCGCCTCGAAGACATTGTCACAGAAATCAAAGAGAACGCCGAGCAGAAAGGGGTCGAGTTGAAAGGCCCGCACCCGAAGCAACCACAGGAGTTGCGGATTCCACAGTCGAAGTCACTGGGACCAGGCGGTGGCCGGTTCGAGTCCTGGACCCACACCGTCTACACCCGAACGATAGAAATCGTCGGATACGAGGAGTTCGCTCGGACGGTCACCCAGCGGACGTTTCCGGACGCCATCCACGTCGAGGCTGGCGTCGAACAGCGGACACAGGTCGGCAGCGGATCGTAG
- a CDS encoding ABC transporter ATP-binding protein, translating into MSESANTTVRVESVSKQYDLGGTVTALDDVDLTLSAGSYTAVMGPSGSGKSTLLNLIGGLDTPSSGRVVVNGQDVSAASEGERADIRGTEVGFVFQTFNLMPRLSAVENVALPLVFDGWDRARRRKRATSLLSEVGLADRTDHVPAELSGGQRQRVAIARALSTDPALILADEPTGNVDTDTGARILDLFDDFHGAGNTFLLVTHERHVAERAERIVHVEDGHIQSVEDVSGGER; encoded by the coding sequence GTGAGCGAGTCAGCGAACACGACTGTCCGCGTCGAGAGCGTCAGCAAGCAGTACGACCTCGGCGGGACGGTGACGGCGCTGGACGACGTGGACCTGACCCTGTCGGCCGGGTCGTACACGGCGGTGATGGGACCAAGCGGCTCTGGAAAGAGTACCCTGCTGAACCTCATCGGCGGCCTCGACACGCCGTCGTCGGGGCGGGTCGTGGTCAACGGACAGGACGTCTCGGCGGCCAGCGAGGGCGAGCGGGCCGACATCCGCGGGACTGAGGTGGGCTTTGTCTTCCAGACGTTCAACCTCATGCCGCGACTGTCCGCGGTCGAAAACGTCGCCCTGCCGCTCGTCTTCGACGGCTGGGACCGGGCACGCCGCCGCAAGCGGGCGACGTCGCTGCTCTCGGAGGTGGGCCTCGCCGACCGCACCGACCACGTTCCCGCAGAACTCAGCGGCGGCCAGCGCCAGCGGGTCGCCATCGCCCGCGCGCTGTCGACCGACCCGGCGCTGATTCTCGCCGACGAGCCCACCGGCAACGTCGACACCGACACCGGCGCGCGAATCTTGGACCTGTTCGACGACTTCCACGGGGCCGGCAACACGTTCCTGCTCGTGACCCACGAGCGACACGTCGCCGAGCGGGCGGAGCGCATCGTCCACGTCGAGGACGGCCACATCCAGTCCGTCGAGGACGTTTCCGGAGGCGAACGCTGA
- a CDS encoding LolA family protein produces the protein MTADTGRRLAIVAVFVTIGLLAAGAVAGVSGLSEMGQPSGDEVLDQTEQRYDAAETITGTATVTVTNDSASKTATVEYAAAEPNKKWAAVTSENRSYEMGTNGTVVWAVGENESYGRELPDAAAMNDSTDPVPEENVTATLRGTAEVNGESTYVLDLEPTNESLDAPNTTLWVDTDDYRVHKMTTDDGTNRTELTVEETNFNVSIDDSQFAPPADRVAVTSVETYDTYDAAQSATDMDLPEYENGTFEEARYISRPESTAVAQQYDADGENVTILTATGASSYLDDAENGTAVQVNGQNATAIERDDRAVVYWTESEVTTGVVVEGTTDEAVAVAEAL, from the coding sequence ATGACAGCCGATACCGGACGGAGACTGGCTATCGTCGCTGTGTTTGTCACTATCGGACTGCTGGCCGCTGGGGCGGTCGCCGGCGTGTCCGGCCTCAGCGAAATGGGGCAACCGTCCGGCGACGAGGTGCTGGACCAGACCGAGCAGCGCTACGACGCAGCCGAGACAATCACTGGAACCGCGACTGTGACCGTCACAAACGACTCTGCGTCGAAGACTGCAACGGTCGAATATGCCGCCGCCGAGCCGAACAAAAAGTGGGCCGCCGTCACGAGCGAGAACCGGTCGTACGAGATGGGGACGAACGGGACCGTCGTCTGGGCGGTCGGCGAGAACGAGTCCTACGGCCGTGAACTACCCGACGCGGCGGCGATGAACGACTCCACTGACCCGGTTCCCGAGGAGAACGTCACAGCGACGCTCCGCGGGACTGCGGAGGTCAACGGCGAATCGACGTACGTCCTCGACCTCGAACCGACCAACGAGAGCCTCGACGCGCCGAACACGACGCTGTGGGTCGATACCGACGACTACCGTGTCCACAAGATGACCACTGACGATGGAACGAACCGGACGGAACTCACCGTCGAGGAGACGAATTTCAACGTCAGCATCGACGACAGCCAGTTCGCCCCGCCGGCTGACCGAGTCGCCGTCACGAGCGTCGAAACGTACGACACCTACGACGCGGCTCAGTCCGCGACAGATATGGACCTGCCGGAGTACGAGAACGGGACCTTCGAGGAAGCCCGGTATATCAGCCGGCCCGAGAGTACAGCCGTGGCCCAGCAGTACGACGCTGACGGGGAGAACGTGACGATTCTGACCGCGACCGGCGCGTCAAGCTATCTGGACGATGCGGAAAACGGGACGGCAGTACAGGTGAACGGCCAGAACGCGACCGCAATCGAGCGCGATGACAGGGCTGTCGTCTACTGGACTGAAAGCGAGGTCACGACCGGCGTGGTCGTCGAGGGGACGACTGACGAGGCCGTCGCCGTCGCTGAAGCACTGTAG
- a CDS encoding DUF5787 family protein, with product MLSTDEPTAVSVTSEFAFELRVCQWAERAWEPTDESTVLVARQLGTKYRRWDTVIIECDPDGLRERAEFGAEAFDSDLLHVLQHAPSDWTYYRDALPDPGYPWRYVRESIHEAADRDALDTRKRSNRIEIRRKRPYPDWLRRIVAIENKPDLTASAARDLAPQLERDVALSLADEVWVATAATDERVEPILLADLPAAAGVLTVDPESGTAEALWQPRSLSVDDPGTRILDRPDDDHSAARFEYVEQDWKRERRLALAERAYERGWRAYADTMRPDCRHFQLRADETGAYPYCAAKECVPTAAECRGACPSYEPEPPVWRSMGWPLDGGPGKEIKRLLARRRRRQRPGLSE from the coding sequence TTGCTATCGACGGACGAACCAACAGCCGTGTCGGTCACCTCCGAGTTCGCGTTCGAGTTGCGCGTCTGCCAGTGGGCGGAGCGAGCTTGGGAACCGACCGACGAGTCGACGGTGCTGGTCGCCCGACAGCTCGGGACGAAATACCGCCGCTGGGACACCGTCATCATCGAGTGCGACCCGGACGGGCTCCGCGAGCGAGCGGAATTCGGCGCAGAAGCGTTCGATTCGGATCTGTTGCACGTCCTGCAGCACGCGCCATCCGACTGGACGTACTACCGCGATGCGTTGCCCGACCCCGGCTATCCGTGGCGGTACGTCCGCGAGTCGATCCACGAGGCCGCCGACCGCGACGCACTGGACACGCGCAAGCGCAGCAATCGCATCGAAATCCGTCGGAAGCGCCCGTATCCGGACTGGCTTCGACGGATCGTCGCCATTGAGAACAAGCCGGACCTGACGGCAAGCGCGGCCCGTGACCTCGCCCCGCAACTGGAGCGCGACGTCGCGCTGTCGCTGGCCGACGAGGTGTGGGTCGCGACAGCGGCGACCGATGAGCGCGTGGAGCCGATTCTGCTGGCGGACCTGCCCGCGGCCGCCGGCGTGCTGACCGTCGACCCCGAGTCCGGCACGGCCGAGGCCCTCTGGCAGCCGCGGTCCCTGTCGGTTGACGACCCCGGAACGCGAATCCTCGACCGCCCCGACGACGACCACAGCGCGGCCCGCTTCGAGTACGTCGAGCAAGACTGGAAGCGCGAGCGCCGCCTCGCCCTCGCCGAGCGGGCCTACGAGCGCGGCTGGCGCGCCTACGCCGACACGATGCGGCCCGACTGCCGGCACTTCCAGCTCCGCGCGGACGAGACGGGGGCCTATCCATATTGCGCGGCGAAAGAGTGCGTTCCGACGGCCGCGGAGTGTCGCGGTGCGTGCCCGTCGTACGAACCCGAGCCGCCGGTCTGGCGGTCGATGGGCTGGCCGCTCGACGGCGGGCCAGGCAAGGAAATAAAGCGGCTGTTAGCGCGGCGGCGACGCCGCCAGCGGCCGGGACTGTCAGAATAG
- a CDS encoding amidohydrolase, with protein MNEAQQERLRSVRRDLHSHPEPAWREFYTTSRIVDEIERIGVDQLYTGRDVVNGDARMAVPDDNELEAWQAKARDTGTREDVLEAADGGFTGALAVLKQGEGPTVALRVDIDALPITEADSVAHAPAAEEFRSTNEGYMHACGHDAHATIGLGVLEAVKERDFRGTFKVVFQPAEEVIGGGKAVAESGHLDDVDHLLAIHIGLDHPTGEIVAGVGGFLAVRQFRATFTGETAHAGGHPAQGRDAVQALATAVQNLHAIRRHGDGATRVNAGVVEGGTATNIVPEEATLEGEVRGETTPLKEYMSERADTVMSSAAEMHDCEVDIETTAEAPSAVSDDALADVVYDAAESVSGVTSRLRTDDLGGSEDATYLMDRVQGHGGTATFVGIGTDHPGGHHTPLFDVDEDSLAIGVDVVSEAISQLSE; from the coding sequence ATGAACGAAGCCCAGCAGGAGCGTCTCAGGTCCGTCCGACGCGACCTGCACAGTCATCCCGAACCCGCGTGGCGGGAGTTCTACACTACCAGTCGCATCGTCGACGAAATAGAGCGAATCGGCGTCGACCAGTTGTACACCGGCCGGGATGTCGTGAACGGCGACGCGCGGATGGCAGTCCCCGACGACAACGAACTCGAAGCGTGGCAAGCGAAGGCCCGCGACACCGGAACCCGGGAGGACGTGCTGGAGGCCGCCGATGGGGGATTTACTGGGGCCCTCGCTGTACTCAAACAGGGCGAGGGACCGACCGTTGCGCTCAGAGTTGATATCGACGCGCTGCCGATAACGGAGGCAGACAGCGTGGCACACGCCCCGGCGGCAGAGGAGTTCCGTTCGACGAACGAGGGGTATATGCACGCCTGTGGACACGACGCCCACGCGACGATTGGCCTTGGCGTGCTGGAGGCGGTGAAAGAGCGTGATTTCCGCGGAACGTTCAAAGTCGTCTTCCAGCCGGCCGAAGAGGTCATCGGCGGCGGAAAGGCCGTCGCTGAGAGCGGTCATCTGGATGATGTGGACCACCTGCTGGCGATACACATCGGCCTCGACCACCCGACCGGTGAAATCGTCGCTGGTGTCGGCGGCTTCCTCGCCGTCCGGCAGTTCAGAGCGACCTTCACCGGTGAGACAGCCCACGCTGGCGGGCATCCCGCACAGGGACGAGACGCTGTACAGGCCCTGGCGACCGCCGTACAGAACCTCCATGCGATTCGTCGACACGGTGACGGCGCGACACGGGTCAACGCCGGCGTCGTCGAGGGTGGCACGGCGACGAACATTGTCCCCGAGGAGGCGACACTAGAAGGCGAGGTCCGCGGCGAGACGACCCCACTCAAAGAGTACATGAGTGAGCGGGCGGACACCGTCATGTCGTCCGCCGCCGAGATGCACGACTGCGAAGTCGACATCGAGACGACCGCAGAAGCGCCGAGTGCGGTGAGCGACGACGCGCTCGCGGACGTGGTGTACGACGCGGCAGAATCCGTTTCCGGCGTCACCAGCCGCCTGCGGACCGACGACCTCGGCGGCAGCGAGGACGCCACCTACCTGATGGACCGCGTGCAGGGCCACGGCGGAACGGCGACGTTCGTCGGTATCGGGACCGACCACCCCGGCGGTCACCACACGCCCCTGTTCGATGTCGACGAAGACTCGCTGGCCATCGGCGTCGATGTCGTCAGCGAAGCGATCAGCCAACTGAGCGAGTGA
- a CDS encoding Mut7-C RNAse domain-containing protein, with amino-acid sequence MPENTASDRLVLDAMLGKLATYLRMCGYDTAYALDRDAEADDDLLAIAAREDRRVVTRDSDLAARASESVLLTEREIDEQLRELADAGFRLSLAPEPAHCGVCNGPVEQVDPVEPTPEYAPTADDEQVWRCTDCGQHFWKGSHWAAVKATLEDL; translated from the coding sequence ATGCCTGAGAACACCGCAAGCGACCGACTCGTGCTTGATGCGATGCTCGGCAAGCTCGCCACCTACCTGCGGATGTGTGGCTACGACACGGCGTACGCGCTGGACCGGGACGCCGAGGCCGACGACGACCTCCTCGCTATAGCGGCACGTGAGGACCGCCGAGTAGTAACTCGGGATAGCGACCTCGCCGCCCGCGCATCCGAGAGCGTGCTCCTCACCGAGCGAGAGATTGATGAGCAGTTGCGGGAGCTCGCCGACGCCGGCTTCCGCCTCTCGCTCGCTCCGGAGCCGGCCCACTGTGGCGTCTGTAACGGGCCGGTCGAGCAGGTCGACCCGGTGGAACCGACGCCGGAGTACGCACCGACTGCGGACGACGAGCAGGTCTGGCGCTGTACGGACTGCGGGCAACATTTCTGGAAAGGGAGCCACTGGGCAGCAGTCAAGGCGACGCTGGAAGACCTATAG
- a CDS encoding RDD family protein produces MDKHPRANLEKKAGLGKRFTARFLDGLLVGVVFGVIFFLIGGVGGAASGENNAVVTGLAGAYVFMLIGFPFIYFLYHTIMEAMYGYTLGKHALGLVITDESGGDITWVDSIVRNVFRLVGFFFSPFSALLAVVLIAMNDDEQRLGDMAGSTVVVEQV; encoded by the coding sequence ATGGATAAACATCCACGAGCAAACCTCGAAAAGAAGGCCGGACTCGGCAAACGTTTCACGGCGCGGTTCCTCGACGGACTCCTCGTCGGCGTCGTCTTCGGAGTGATCTTCTTCCTCATCGGCGGCGTCGGCGGTGCCGCCTCCGGCGAGAACAACGCCGTCGTAACAGGGTTAGCCGGAGCCTACGTCTTCATGCTCATCGGCTTCCCGTTCATTTACTTCCTCTATCACACGATCATGGAAGCGATGTACGGGTACACACTCGGGAAACACGCCCTCGGCCTCGTCATCACCGACGAGAGCGGCGGCGACATCACGTGGGTCGACTCCATCGTCCGGAACGTGTTTCGACTCGTCGGTTTCTTTTTCTCACCGTTCTCGGCACTGCTGGCCGTGGTTCTCATCGCGATGAACGACGACGAACAGCGTCTCGGCGACATGGCCGGAAGCACCGTCGTGGTCGAACAGGTCTGA
- a CDS encoding DUF5788 family protein, translating to MKEFERKQLLERIERDSATVGADIPDRITVQGEEIELQSFVFEIKRRETVPRGERERVEQAKKNLRRERLQRKQRIEDNEVSYERGEELATAIIGIDRALNALEQLGAADIEQEARAQEAADRKRWMKFLQKALGHEDADSGTGRAGRSY from the coding sequence GTGAAAGAGTTCGAGCGCAAACAGTTGCTGGAGCGCATCGAACGCGACAGCGCGACCGTCGGTGCGGACATCCCCGACCGGATAACCGTCCAGGGCGAGGAGATAGAACTCCAGTCGTTCGTCTTCGAAATCAAGCGGCGGGAGACGGTGCCGCGGGGCGAGCGTGAGCGCGTCGAGCAGGCAAAGAAGAACCTGCGCCGCGAGCGCCTCCAGCGAAAGCAACGCATCGAGGACAACGAAGTGAGCTACGAGCGCGGGGAGGAACTCGCCACGGCTATCATCGGCATCGACCGGGCGCTCAACGCGCTCGAACAGCTCGGCGCGGCCGACATCGAGCAGGAGGCACGGGCACAGGAGGCCGCCGACAGAAAGCGCTGGATGAAGTTCCTCCAGAAAGCGCTGGGACACGAGGACGCGGACTCCGGCACGGGTCGTGCCGGGCGGAGCTACTAA
- a CDS encoding bis(5'-nucleosyl)-tetraphosphatase, with protein sequence MIEATSAGAILFRDTRGRREYLLLKSRPGDWEFPKGGVEGEEELQQTAIREVKEEAGIGDFRLLDGFREDYDYVFEANGNTIHKTVHLFVAKSFEASAELSTEHRDLQWRDYEQAINTVTQDGPREILEEAHEFLDERDEDEE encoded by the coding sequence ATGATAGAGGCCACGAGCGCGGGAGCCATCCTCTTTCGCGATACGCGTGGCCGGCGGGAGTACCTCCTGCTCAAGAGCCGACCCGGCGATTGGGAGTTCCCCAAGGGCGGCGTCGAGGGCGAGGAAGAACTCCAGCAGACCGCCATACGCGAAGTGAAAGAGGAGGCCGGAATCGGTGATTTCCGGCTCTTAGACGGGTTCCGCGAAGACTACGACTACGTGTTCGAGGCGAACGGCAACACCATCCACAAGACGGTCCACCTGTTCGTCGCGAAATCGTTTGAAGCGTCAGCCGAACTGTCCACAGAACACCGCGACCTGCAGTGGCGCGACTACGAACAGGCGATCAACACGGTCACGCAGGACGGCCCGCGCGAGATCCTCGAAGAGGCACACGAGTTCCTCGACGAGCGCGACGAAGACGAGGAGTAG
- a CDS encoding ABC transporter permease, whose product MDAGESVRITLRSIRAHKLRSALTVVGVVIGIASVITFATFGASVEAEIVGDIETSNAGNIYVFGTPSGDDDFDRTLQPVFTEYDLQQLESIPGVQAVLPRGIVQTQSIRHGNRTLARQQVTAVQPASIDDGVLVEGRSFEADETAVVVNERMAGSFSENLTAGERLTMTMPDGGERNVTVVGVVNGTRGEVPVSDFARQPRVYVPIDPFYDSVVESPSAGVRQRAYPQVTLVVDPRAIPETQSAIQTYLSGDSDARSLSAADTELVARSGNDFVEEISDVIERITRFVTGIAVIALVVGAIGIANVMLVSVTERTREIGIMKAVGARNGDVMQVFLVEAALLGAVGSLLGVPLGLIVGYGATRYAEVTFSLAPLWMALAVGVGVLVGVVAGLYPAWRAARVDPIDALRHE is encoded by the coding sequence ATGGACGCCGGCGAGAGCGTTCGCATCACGCTCCGGTCCATCAGGGCCCACAAGCTCCGGTCGGCGCTGACGGTCGTCGGCGTCGTCATCGGCATCGCGTCGGTCATCACCTTCGCCACGTTCGGGGCCAGCGTCGAGGCCGAGATCGTCGGCGACATCGAGACCTCGAACGCGGGCAACATCTACGTGTTCGGGACGCCGTCGGGCGACGATGACTTCGACCGGACGCTCCAGCCGGTGTTTACCGAGTACGACCTACAGCAACTGGAGAGCATTCCGGGCGTGCAGGCGGTGCTCCCGCGGGGAATCGTCCAGACGCAGTCGATACGACACGGGAACCGGACGCTGGCCAGACAGCAGGTCACGGCGGTGCAGCCGGCCAGCATCGACGACGGCGTCCTCGTCGAGGGCCGGTCCTTCGAGGCCGACGAGACGGCCGTCGTCGTCAACGAGCGCATGGCCGGGTCGTTCTCGGAGAACCTCACCGCCGGCGAGCGGCTCACGATGACGATGCCGGACGGCGGCGAACGGAACGTCACCGTGGTCGGCGTCGTCAACGGGACCCGCGGCGAGGTCCCGGTCAGCGACTTCGCCCGCCAGCCGCGGGTGTACGTCCCAATCGACCCGTTCTACGACTCGGTCGTCGAGAGCCCGTCGGCGGGCGTGCGACAGCGCGCGTACCCGCAGGTGACGCTGGTCGTCGACCCGCGGGCGATTCCGGAGACGCAGTCGGCGATTCAGACGTATCTCTCCGGTGACTCCGACGCGCGGTCGCTGTCGGCCGCCGACACGGAACTGGTCGCCCGCTCCGGGAACGACTTCGTCGAGGAGATCAGCGACGTTATCGAGCGCATCACGCGCTTCGTCACCGGCATCGCCGTCATCGCGCTCGTCGTCGGCGCTATCGGTATCGCCAACGTGATGCTCGTCAGCGTCACCGAGCGGACCCGCGAAATCGGCATCATGAAAGCTGTCGGGGCGCGCAACGGGGACGTGATGCAGGTGTTCCTCGTCGAGGCCGCCCTGCTCGGGGCGGTCGGGTCGCTGCTTGGCGTCCCGCTGGGGCTGATCGTCGGCTACGGCGCGACCCGGTACGCCGAGGTCACGTTTTCGCTCGCGCCGCTGTGGATGGCGCTTGCGGTCGGTGTCGGCGTCCTAGTCGGCGTCGTCGCCGGCCTCTACCCGGCGTGGCGGGCGGCGCGGGTCGACCCCATCGACGCGCTCAGGCACGAGTGA
- the polX gene encoding DNA polymerase/3'-5' exonuclease PolX, with protein MSRNDEIATLLEEFADLLDAKGVEYKPRAYRRAAENIRDYPGAIEGLAAEGEDSVGEIDGVGDAISAKVVEYFETGDIEELTELREELPVEMDALTAVEGVGPKSVGSLYEALGITTLDELEAAAEAGEIQEVSGFGAKTEQNILDNIDFAREAHERSLLGEARPHGDRIREYMAAGDAVAECALGGSIRRWRPTIGDVDVLAGSADPDAVVERFADWDGLDRVIEAGETKASAYADDVRVDLRVVDPAEFGAALQYFTGSKDHNVAVRNRAIERDLKVNEYGVFDVEGVEDDDQRAGELVASESEDAVYDALGMDWVPPELRENRGEVEAAADGSLPDLLAEGEVRGDVHTHTNWSDGGNTIAEMAAGAAEFGHDYLAVTDHATGPGMVGGVGVSDERLREQIAEVESVAADADIDVFTGVEANIGADGSVSVADDLLAELDVVVASPHAALDGDGTDRLVAAARHPEVNVIGHPTGRYLNRREGLDVDVERLATVAADNDTALEINANPARLDLGGGAVKQAIEAGATIVINTDAHSPGDFDLLRYGVHTARRGWAETADVLNTRDADGIREFLDA; from the coding sequence ATGAGCCGGAACGACGAAATCGCGACGCTGCTCGAAGAGTTCGCCGACCTGCTGGACGCGAAAGGCGTGGAGTACAAGCCCCGGGCCTACCGGCGGGCGGCCGAGAACATCAGGGACTACCCCGGAGCCATCGAGGGGCTGGCTGCGGAGGGCGAGGACAGCGTCGGCGAAATCGACGGCGTGGGCGACGCCATCTCCGCGAAGGTCGTCGAGTATTTCGAGACCGGCGACATCGAGGAGCTGACCGAACTCCGCGAGGAACTGCCCGTCGAGATGGACGCTCTCACGGCGGTCGAGGGCGTGGGACCGAAATCCGTCGGCTCGCTGTACGAGGCGCTGGGCATCACCACCCTCGACGAACTGGAGGCGGCGGCCGAGGCCGGCGAGATACAGGAGGTGTCGGGCTTTGGCGCGAAGACGGAGCAGAACATCCTCGACAACATCGACTTCGCCCGCGAAGCCCACGAGCGGTCGCTGCTGGGCGAGGCCCGACCCCACGGCGACCGGATTCGAGAGTACATGGCCGCCGGCGACGCCGTGGCCGAGTGCGCGCTCGGCGGCTCGATTCGGCGCTGGCGACCGACCATCGGCGACGTGGACGTACTCGCCGGGAGCGCCGACCCCGACGCCGTCGTCGAGCGGTTCGCCGACTGGGACGGGCTCGACCGCGTCATCGAAGCCGGCGAGACGAAGGCCAGCGCCTACGCGGACGACGTACGGGTCGACCTGCGAGTCGTCGACCCCGCGGAGTTCGGCGCGGCGCTGCAGTACTTCACCGGCAGCAAAGACCACAATGTTGCGGTCCGAAACCGCGCTATCGAGCGGGACCTGAAGGTCAACGAGTACGGGGTTTTTGATGTCGAAGGCGTCGAAGACGACGACCAGCGGGCCGGCGAACTGGTCGCCAGCGAGAGCGAGGACGCGGTGTACGACGCGCTGGGGATGGACTGGGTCCCGCCGGAACTCCGCGAGAACCGCGGCGAGGTCGAGGCCGCCGCCGACGGGTCGCTCCCGGACCTGCTGGCCGAGGGCGAGGTCCGCGGCGACGTCCACACCCACACGAACTGGTCAGACGGCGGCAACACCATCGCGGAGATGGCCGCTGGCGCGGCCGAGTTCGGCCACGACTACCTCGCCGTCACGGACCACGCGACCGGGCCGGGGATGGTCGGCGGCGTCGGCGTCTCCGACGAGAGGCTCCGTGAGCAGATAGCCGAGGTCGAATCCGTCGCGGCCGACGCCGATATCGACGTGTTCACCGGCGTCGAGGCCAACATCGGCGCGGACGGCAGCGTCTCGGTCGCCGACGACCTCCTCGCCGAACTGGACGTGGTCGTCGCCTCGCCACACGCCGCGCTCGACGGGGACGGCACGGACCGCCTCGTCGCGGCCGCACGGCACCCCGAGGTGAACGTCATCGGCCATCCGACGGGCCGCTATCTCAACCGCCGGGAGGGCCTGGACGTCGACGTCGAGCGGCTCGCGACGGTCGCCGCCGACAACGACACGGCGCTCGAAATAAACGCCAACCCGGCCCGACTGGACCTCGGTGGCGGTGCGGTCAAGCAGGCCATCGAGGCCGGCGCGACGATTGTCATCAACACGGACGCACACAGCCCGGGTGATTTTGACCTCCTGCGCTACGGTGTGCACACGGCGCGGCGGGGGTGGGCCGAGACAGCGGACGTGCTGAACACCCGTGACGCCGACGGAATCCGTGAGTTCCTCGATGCCTGA